The bacterium DNA window AACAACTATACCACCTTCGCCAAGAGAAGTAACATTTTTAACTTCATGAAAACTGAAAGAACCAAAGTCACCAATTGTTCCAATTGCTTTTCTTTTATACCAACCACCAAAAGCATGTGCTGCATCTTCTACAACTTTTAAATTATATGTTTTGGCAATTTTCATTATTCTAGCCATATCACATGGATAACCACCGATGTGAACTGGTATTATTGCTTTTGTCTTTTTTGTTATTTTTCTTTCAATATCATCCGGGTCAATATTTATGGTTCTTCTATCAATATCTACCAATACAACTTTCGCTCCTATTAAAAGAGGATAAGAAATTGTTGAACAAAAAGTTATTGCAGGTGCTATAACTTCATCACCTGGTTTTAGTCCAGAAAATTTAAGTCCTATTTCAAATCCAGCAGTTGCATTTGTTATAAAACAAGCATATTTTACATTTAAAAATTTGCAGACATATTCTTCTAATTCAAGAACTTTATTTCCAAGTGTAAGTTTAGTTGCATATCTCCCATATTTGAGAAGATTTTTAAGCTCCTTTTTCACATTTTTTAACTGTTTTTTATAATTTTTATTATCAACTGGCTGGATTAAAAATTTTAAAATTTCTTCAATATCATCAATATTTGTACTTTCTCCAACTGCTGCCCATGGAACAGCAACATTTCCTGTATCATACCTGAAATCACTTACTTTCTTCTTATTCATATCTCTCTCCTTTTCCTGTTTTTCTTACTGCCAAAATTGGTTAATTAAATTCACTCTACCTTTTCTCACAAAGACAAATGAAATGTGAAAAGTAAGATGTGAGAAGTAGAAATCCCGTAAGCGCAACTTATCACTTCTGCGCCTGCCCGTCTGAGCATTAGCGAAGGAGGGTAGGGATGGTCTGTAAGTAAGTCCTAAACCCTTCTATGGAAGAGAATCCACCCCCTCGGGCGTAGCCCAGAGAAATTGTGTGGACACTACGGGCGAGACCACATTCCTCTCTACAAAGATAGAGGGGTAAACCTTGAAAGGGGGAGATTTTAAAATCCATTCTAACCTTCCTTTGATAAAGGAAGACACTCTATATCAAATTAAAAAGTAAAAAGTTTTTTAACAAGTTAAAAACTAGGAGAAATTTCTCCTTGAAATTGTTCTTTGACAATTTTAAGATGCTTTTGTTCATCATAAGTTGACCTGTTTTTCTTACAGGAACATTTTTGTCTTTTTTTTATTATAGAATACCATTTATTTTTGT harbors:
- a CDS encoding DegT/DnrJ/EryC1/StrS family aminotransferase, with the protein product MNKKKVSDFRYDTGNVAVPWAAVGESTNIDDIEEILKFLIQPVDNKNYKKQLKNVKKELKNLLKYGRYATKLTLGNKVLELEEYVCKFLNVKYACFITNATAGFEIGLKFSGLKPGDEVIAPAITFCSTISYPLLIGAKVVLVDIDRRTINIDPDDIERKITKKTKAIIPVHIGGYPCDMARIMKIAKTYNLKVVEDAAHAFGGWYKRKAIGTIGDFGSFSFHEVKNVTSLGEGGIVVTNSEIGKDFPKARFVGFDSSNPIEHWLYDVVALKRESDYIPAGNHSTTEIQAVALLSQIKRIEKIIKERRKNAEFLNSCFKDVDGIITPPLDTYDITPTHHLYLIQIEPEKLKGDIQLFKQKLTEKGVTQIQHFAPLYRFSYLKQLGYDTEKIKKSCPNAEDLFLHRFTHLPLYPLTKKQVEYMADKVIETVKEMKK